One Hevea brasiliensis isolate MT/VB/25A 57/8 chromosome 5, ASM3005281v1, whole genome shotgun sequence genomic region harbors:
- the LOC110639432 gene encoding CBS domain-containing protein CBSX6, whose protein sequence is MASVFLYHVVGDLTVGKPEMVEFCETETVESAIRAIGESTECGIPVWKRRSHVGMIENNEMRQQRFVGILNSLDIVAFLARAQSLDDQEKAMKTPVSEVVVPDNSLLKQVDPATRLIDALEMMKQGVKRLLVTKGTVWKGMSKRFSILYNGKWLKNVDSSNSSSNNLTINTSRPSSSTPSSSRDKFCCLSREDVIRFLIGCLGALAPLPLSSISSVGAINLNYYSVEASFPAIEATQKLPKDPAAIAVVEPISDGRCKIIGEISASRLWKCDYLAAAWALANLSAGQFVMGVEDNLTVRSFPDFTVNSTGGENNMVNGGGSTRTRKFSSRSIGFNPGSSSFGIGRSMYRGRSAPLTCKITSSLAAVMAQMLSHRATHVWVTEDDGDDVLVGVVGYADILFAVTKPPSSFIPVNRSSEGFATEIQN, encoded by the exons ATGGCGTCGGTGTTTCTATACCATGTCGTGGGGGATCTGACGGTGGGAAAGCCGGAAATGGTGGAATTCTGCGAGACTGAGACGGTGGAATCGGCGATTCGGGCAATTGGAGAGTCAACGGAGTGTGGTATTCCGGTGTGGAAGAGGAGATCGCACGTGGGCATGATTGAGAATAACGAAATGAGGCAGCAGAGGTTTGTGGGTATCCTTAATTCTCTCGATATTGTGGCGTTTTTGGCTAGAGCTCAGAGCTTGGACGATCAGGAGAAGGCCATGAAGACCCCGGTTTCTGAGGTAGTTGTTCCTGATAACTCTCTATTGAAACAGGTTGATCCAGCAACAAG ATTGATTGATGCACTGGAGATGATGAAGCAAGGTGTAAAGCGTCTTCTAGTCACCAAAGGCACAGTATGGAAAGGCATGAGCAAACGATTCTCAATCCTCTACAATGGTAAGTGGCTCAAGAATGTTGATTCCAGCAACAGCAGCAGCAATAACCTCACCATCAACACCAGTCGCCCTTCCTCATCTACCCCTAGTTCCAGCCGTGACAAGTTCTGCTGTCTCTCTAGAGAAGATGTCATCCGTTTTCTGATTGGTTGCCTTGGTGCTCTAGCTCCACTCCCTCTTTCATCCATTTCTTCTGTTGGAGCCATTAACTTGAACTACTATTCAGTTGAGGCCTCTTTTCCAGCCATCGAAGCTACACAAAAGCTGCCCAAAGACCCTGCAGCCATTGCTGTTGTGGAGCCCATCTCAGATGGCCGTTGTAAGATTATAGGGGAAATATCAGCCTCCAGATTATGGAAATGTGATTATTTGGCTGCGGCATGGGCTCTAGCCAATCTTTCAGCAGGGCAGTTTGTGATGGGGGTTGAGGACAATTTGACTGTAAGGTCATTTCCCGACTTTACAGTTAACTCAACAGGTGGGGAGAATAATATGGTTAATGGTGGTGGATCAACAAGAACAAGGAAATTCAGCAGCAGGAGCATCGGGTTCAATCCAGGAAGCTCAAGTTTTGGAATTGGCAGGAGCATGTATAGGGGAAGAAGTGCACCCCTAACATGTAAAATTACGAGTTCGTTGGCTGCAGTTATGGCTCAGATGCTGTCTCACAGGGCAACCCATGTATGGGTGACTGAAGATGATGGTGATGATGTTTTGGTTGGCGTGGTTGGTTATGCAGATATTCTATTTGCAGTAACCAAACCACCTTCATCCTTTATTCCAGTTAATCGATCTTCTGAGGGTTTTGCAACTGAAATTCAAAATTGA
- the LOC110639416 gene encoding receptor-like protein CLAVATA2 isoform X2, with protein sequence MELKSVPTIQHFKCLKLHSLPLFVLVLLCSYQSHSVDLNPEDKASLVLFGSWIQDPNHYLATWIGSNCTNWTGIACQNQTGNVISINLTNMNLSGHIHPNLCKVASLESLVLSENSFTGQIPSCLGWLHNLKSLDLSHNIFVGLIPQTLMRLRQLRELVLNENHDLGGLLPGWVGNFSLNLEKLDMSFNSFRGEMPESLFYLSSLKYLDLGNNNLSGDLHEFYQPLVFLNLGSNSFSGTLPCFSASAHSLSFLNLSNNSIVGGIPTCISSLKKLTHLNLSFNHLEYAISPRLVFSEELLVLDLSFNDLSGPFPSKIAETTDKSGLVLLDLSHNRFSGGIPLKITELKSLQALFLSHNFLSGEIPARIGNLTYLQVIDLSHNSLSELDALDSLKILDISNNKISGEIPLTLAGCKSLEIVDFSSNNLSGNLNDAITKWSNLKYLSLARNKFSGSLPSWLFSFEAIQTMNFSGNKFSGFIPDGNFNISLNFNNGDIVQRLAMEPFDVMRNVEIKISVLVIGGNELSFSYHLSSAVGIDLSDNLLHGEIPDGLFGLQGLEYLNLSYNFLDGEVTDLEKMCSLRALDLSHNSLSGHIPGNISSLKDLTLLNLSYNSFSGFVPKKEGYRRFPGAFAGNPDLCLESSGGDCGPASLPAVPGKSSEEMEGPISVWVFCLSAFVSFYLGVMVLFCSTRARSYILHAKV encoded by the exons ATGGAACTGAAATCGGTTCCAACCATACAACACTTTAAGTGTCTTAAATTACATTCTCTGCCACTATTTGTTTTGGTACTTCTGTGTTCATATCAATCTCATTCCGTTGATCTTAATCCAGAAGACAAGGCCTCACTTGTACTATTCGGGTCATGGATTCAAGACCCAAACCATTACTTGGCGACCTGGATTGGGTCTAACTGCACAAACTGGACTGGAATTGCCTGCCAGAATCAGACCGGCAATGTCATTTCCATAAACTTGACTAACATGAATTTGTCAGGTCATATCCACCCTAATTTGTGCAAAGTTGCGTCTCTTGAGTCCTTGGTTTTGTCAGAAAACAGCTTCACTGGCCAAATCCCATCATGCTTAGGTTGGTTGCACAATCTCAAAAGCCTTGATCTTAGTCACAATATATTTGTTGGTCTTATTCCACAGACCCTTATGAGGCTTAGGCAGCTAAGAGAACTTGTTTTGAATGAGAACCATGATTTGGGAGGACTTCTTCCTGGTTGGGTTGgaaatttttcattaaatttagaAAAACTTGACATGAGCTTCAATTCGTTTCGAGGGGAAATGCCTGAAAGCTTGTTTTATTTGAGTTCTTTGAAGTATTTGGATCTTGGAAACAATAATTTATCAGGTGATCTTCATGAATTCTATCAACCATTAGTTTTTCTCAATCTTGGGTCTAATTCGTTTTCAGGTACTCTGCCTTGTTTTTCTGCTTCTGCTCATTCCCTGAGTTTTTTGAATTTATCTAATAATTCTATTGTGGGGGGCATTCCGACATGCATTTCTTCTCTAAAAAAATTGACACATTTAAATCTGTCATTTAATCACCTGGAATATGCAATATCTCCAAGACTTGTTTTTTCAGAGGAGCTTCTTGTGTTGGACTTGAGTTTCAATGACTTATCTGGTCCATTTCCAAGCAAGATTGCAGAGACTACAGATAAATCAGGGTTGGTTCTCCTTGACCTATCTCACAATCGCTTCTCAGGTGGTATCCCATTGAAGATAACAGAGCTGAAAAGTCTGCAGGCATTGTTTCTTTCTCACAATTTTCTTAGTGGGGAAATCCCAGCAaggattggaaatttgacttatCTTCAAGTGATAGATCTTTCTCACAACTCATTGTCGG AACTTGATGCTTTGGATAGCTTGAAGATATTGGATATAAGTAACAACAAGATTTCTGGTGAGATCCCTCTGACTTTGGCAGGCTGTAAATCACTCGAGATAGTAGATTTCAGTTCCAACAATCTCTCTGGGAATCTGAACGATGCAATAACTAAATGGTCAAATCTCAAGTATCTCTCCCTGGCTCGGAACAAATTCAGTGGAAGCCTACCTAGTTGGCTATTCTCATTTGAAGCAATCCAAACGATGAATTTCTCTGGCAACAAATTCTCTGGCTTCATACCAGATGGTAACTTCAACATTAGCTTGAATTTCAACAATGGAGACATTGTTCAAAGATTAGCCATGGAGCCTTTTGATGTGATGCGAAATGTGGAGATCAAAATATCAGTGTTGGTCATTGGTGGCAATGAATTAAGCTTCAGCTACCATCTATCTTCAGCTGTTGGGATTGATTTGTCTGATAATTTATTGCACGGGGAGATTCCAGATGGCCTATTTGGACTGCAAGGTTTGGAGTACCTTAACTTATCGTACAATTTTCTCGATGGTGAGGTTACAGATTTGGAGAAGATGTGTAGTTTGAGGGCATTGGATTTGTCACATAATTCTCTATCAGGTCATATCCCAGGGAACATCTCCAGCCTTAAAGATCTTACACTCTTGAACTTATCATATAACAGTTTTTCTGGATTTGTTCCCAAGAAGGAGGGCTATCGCAGGTTTCCAGGAGCATTTGCTGGTAATCCAGATTTGTGCTTGGAGTCCTCTGGTGGAGACTGCGGCCCAGCAAGCCTTCCAGCAGTTCCTGGCAAGTCATCTGAAGAAATGGAAGGTCCGATTTCTGTTTGGGTATTCTGCCTAAGTGCTTTTGTTAGTTTCTATCTTGGTGTTATGGTTCTATTTTGTTCCACTCGAGCAAGAAGTTACATTCTGCATGCAAAAGTTTAA
- the LOC110639417 gene encoding protein TRIGALACTOSYLDIACYLGLYCEROL 3, chloroplastic: MVSLSGSILFPATVPHGCNRFSILSTDTISSFCYKQRKVVCACMAPPRNMGNNEYPATKFTNLYNSEQFGAVLEPEDDSDILIECRNVYKSFGEKDILRGVSFKIRHGEAVGIIGPSGTGKSTILKIIAGLLAPDKGEVFIRGRRRDGLISDQDMSGLRIGLVFQSAALFDSLTVRENVGFLLYENSTMGQEQILEIVKETLASVGLKGVEDRTPSELSGGMKKRVALARSIIFDITKKSIEPEVLLYDEPTAGLDPIASTVVEDLIRSVHMIGEDALGKPGKIASYVVVTHQHSTIRRAVDRLLFLYKGKIVWQGMTHEFTTSSNPIVQQFASGSLDGPIRY; the protein is encoded by the exons ATGGTTTCCTTGTCCGGTTCAATTTTATTTCCTGCTACTGTACCGCATGGCTGTAATAGATTCTCTATTTTGAGTACGGACACAATCTCTTCTTTCTGCTATAAGCAGAGAAAGGTTGTTTGCGCTTGTATGGCACCTCCGCGGAACATGGGCAACAATGAATATCCAGCAACCAAATTCACT AATTTGTATAATTCAGAGCAATTTGGGGCGGTATTGGAACCAGAGGATGATTCTGATATCCTAATTGAATGTAGAAATGTCTACAAGTCGTTTGGGGAGAAGGATATACTGAGAGGTGTGAGCTTCAAG ATTAGACATGGTGAAGCAGTTGGTATAATTGGACCTTCAGGGACTGGGAAATCTACAATATTAAAGATCATTGCCGGACTTCTTGCTCCAGACAAG GGTGAGGTCTTTATCCGAGGTAGAAGGAGAGATGGTTTAATCAGTGATCAGGATATGTCAGGGCTTCGAATTGGACTG GTGTTCCAAAGTGCAGCACTTTTTGATTCTTTGACTGTACGTGAAAATGTTGGTTTCCTTTT ATATGAAAACTCAACCATGGGACAGGAACAAATCTTAGAGATTGTGAAAGAAACATTGGCTTCAGTAGGTTTGAAG GGGGTTGAGGATCGAACACCTTCAGAGCTGTCTGGTGGGATGAAGAAAAGAGTTGCCTTAGCTCGATCTATAATTTTTGATATCACAAAGAAATCAATAGAGCCAGAG GTGCTTTTGTATGATGAGCCAACTGCTGGACTTGATCCAATTGCATCGACTGTAGTTGAAGATCTTATTCGTTCTGTCCATATGATAGGAGAGGATGCACTGGGGAAGCCAGGGAAAATTGCATCTTATGTGGTTGTTACTCATCAGCATAGTACCATTAGGAGGGCTGTTGACAG GTTGTTGTTTCTTTATAAAGGAAAGATCGTTTGGCAAGGGATGACTCATGAATTCACCACATCAAGCAATCCAATTGTTCAACAG TTTGCATCAGGGAGCCTGGATGGGCCAATCAGATATTAG
- the LOC110639416 gene encoding receptor-like protein CLAVATA2 isoform X1 codes for MELKSVPTIQHFKCLKLHSLPLFVLVLLCSYQSHSVDLNPEDKASLVLFGSWIQDPNHYLATWIGSNCTNWTGIACQNQTGNVISINLTNMNLSGHIHPNLCKVASLESLVLSENSFTGQIPSCLGWLHNLKSLDLSHNIFVGLIPQTLMRLRQLRELVLNENHDLGGLLPGWVGNFSLNLEKLDMSFNSFRGEMPESLFYLSSLKYLDLGNNNLSGDLHEFYQPLVFLNLGSNSFSGTLPCFSASAHSLSFLNLSNNSIVGGIPTCISSLKKLTHLNLSFNHLEYAISPRLVFSEELLVLDLSFNDLSGPFPSKIAETTDKSGLVLLDLSHNRFSGGIPLKITELKSLQALFLSHNFLSGEIPARIGNLTYLQVIDLSHNSLSGSIPLNIVGCFQLLALVLNNNNLSGEIQPELDALDSLKILDISNNKISGEIPLTLAGCKSLEIVDFSSNNLSGNLNDAITKWSNLKYLSLARNKFSGSLPSWLFSFEAIQTMNFSGNKFSGFIPDGNFNISLNFNNGDIVQRLAMEPFDVMRNVEIKISVLVIGGNELSFSYHLSSAVGIDLSDNLLHGEIPDGLFGLQGLEYLNLSYNFLDGEVTDLEKMCSLRALDLSHNSLSGHIPGNISSLKDLTLLNLSYNSFSGFVPKKEGYRRFPGAFAGNPDLCLESSGGDCGPASLPAVPGKSSEEMEGPISVWVFCLSAFVSFYLGVMVLFCSTRARSYILHAKV; via the coding sequence ATGGAACTGAAATCGGTTCCAACCATACAACACTTTAAGTGTCTTAAATTACATTCTCTGCCACTATTTGTTTTGGTACTTCTGTGTTCATATCAATCTCATTCCGTTGATCTTAATCCAGAAGACAAGGCCTCACTTGTACTATTCGGGTCATGGATTCAAGACCCAAACCATTACTTGGCGACCTGGATTGGGTCTAACTGCACAAACTGGACTGGAATTGCCTGCCAGAATCAGACCGGCAATGTCATTTCCATAAACTTGACTAACATGAATTTGTCAGGTCATATCCACCCTAATTTGTGCAAAGTTGCGTCTCTTGAGTCCTTGGTTTTGTCAGAAAACAGCTTCACTGGCCAAATCCCATCATGCTTAGGTTGGTTGCACAATCTCAAAAGCCTTGATCTTAGTCACAATATATTTGTTGGTCTTATTCCACAGACCCTTATGAGGCTTAGGCAGCTAAGAGAACTTGTTTTGAATGAGAACCATGATTTGGGAGGACTTCTTCCTGGTTGGGTTGgaaatttttcattaaatttagaAAAACTTGACATGAGCTTCAATTCGTTTCGAGGGGAAATGCCTGAAAGCTTGTTTTATTTGAGTTCTTTGAAGTATTTGGATCTTGGAAACAATAATTTATCAGGTGATCTTCATGAATTCTATCAACCATTAGTTTTTCTCAATCTTGGGTCTAATTCGTTTTCAGGTACTCTGCCTTGTTTTTCTGCTTCTGCTCATTCCCTGAGTTTTTTGAATTTATCTAATAATTCTATTGTGGGGGGCATTCCGACATGCATTTCTTCTCTAAAAAAATTGACACATTTAAATCTGTCATTTAATCACCTGGAATATGCAATATCTCCAAGACTTGTTTTTTCAGAGGAGCTTCTTGTGTTGGACTTGAGTTTCAATGACTTATCTGGTCCATTTCCAAGCAAGATTGCAGAGACTACAGATAAATCAGGGTTGGTTCTCCTTGACCTATCTCACAATCGCTTCTCAGGTGGTATCCCATTGAAGATAACAGAGCTGAAAAGTCTGCAGGCATTGTTTCTTTCTCACAATTTTCTTAGTGGGGAAATCCCAGCAaggattggaaatttgacttatCTTCAAGTGATAGATCTTTCTCACAACTCATTGTCGGGTTCGATTCCTTTAAATATTGTTGGTTGCTTTCAGCTACTTGCATTGGTACTCAATAACAATAATCTTTCTGGTGAAATTCAACCAGAACTTGATGCTTTGGATAGCTTGAAGATATTGGATATAAGTAACAACAAGATTTCTGGTGAGATCCCTCTGACTTTGGCAGGCTGTAAATCACTCGAGATAGTAGATTTCAGTTCCAACAATCTCTCTGGGAATCTGAACGATGCAATAACTAAATGGTCAAATCTCAAGTATCTCTCCCTGGCTCGGAACAAATTCAGTGGAAGCCTACCTAGTTGGCTATTCTCATTTGAAGCAATCCAAACGATGAATTTCTCTGGCAACAAATTCTCTGGCTTCATACCAGATGGTAACTTCAACATTAGCTTGAATTTCAACAATGGAGACATTGTTCAAAGATTAGCCATGGAGCCTTTTGATGTGATGCGAAATGTGGAGATCAAAATATCAGTGTTGGTCATTGGTGGCAATGAATTAAGCTTCAGCTACCATCTATCTTCAGCTGTTGGGATTGATTTGTCTGATAATTTATTGCACGGGGAGATTCCAGATGGCCTATTTGGACTGCAAGGTTTGGAGTACCTTAACTTATCGTACAATTTTCTCGATGGTGAGGTTACAGATTTGGAGAAGATGTGTAGTTTGAGGGCATTGGATTTGTCACATAATTCTCTATCAGGTCATATCCCAGGGAACATCTCCAGCCTTAAAGATCTTACACTCTTGAACTTATCATATAACAGTTTTTCTGGATTTGTTCCCAAGAAGGAGGGCTATCGCAGGTTTCCAGGAGCATTTGCTGGTAATCCAGATTTGTGCTTGGAGTCCTCTGGTGGAGACTGCGGCCCAGCAAGCCTTCCAGCAGTTCCTGGCAAGTCATCTGAAGAAATGGAAGGTCCGATTTCTGTTTGGGTATTCTGCCTAAGTGCTTTTGTTAGTTTCTATCTTGGTGTTATGGTTCTATTTTGTTCCACTCGAGCAAGAAGTTACATTCTGCATGCAAAAGTTTAA